A part of Streptomyces sp. NBC_00557 genomic DNA contains:
- a CDS encoding ATP-dependent nuclease encodes MHLIKARVTDYRSIEDSETFDIEDDVTCLVGKNESGKTTLLQALYRLKPVEDVKFDEVIDFPARKTRERKRLPDGKQIPVVRATFRFNEAEMKQIVDELGPKALRSPEFQVTIGYRDPIKRFTLPYNEAAIVDHLRSALDLPAAAAKALSGAKTVKDLLDALDELDESSSDASALAERIREWRDSSVVLHLIDAYASKWMPTFVYFDDYDSMPGKVSLPDLIRRSDAGDVTRGERALLSLLDMAGVSPEEFNDSDQHERLIRELENSGNVISDEVFEYWSQNTELEVQLKTLAPEPGALAPFDQGPILQVRVFNRRHRASVPFDERSRGFVWFFSFLAYFNELEAAGTTDLILLLDEPGLSLHGRAQEDFLRLVDDRLAPKHQVLYTTHSPFMVDPDHLNRVRTVIDMERGGAKVSSEIFKADEDTAFPLLTAMGIEMTQTLFVGEHILLLEGPSDLIYLDVLTDLAEANGSTGLDPRWVKTPIGGSGKLSTFVTLLGANKLNVAVLIDSSTKDVGAVQRLRDNDQLSKNGLVEISEFTDAGDADVEDLFDRDFYVELVNRAYAAELATPITAADLNAKDPRVVRQIESVFKKRKIDTRFNHYRPAAVLLREQNELISKIDAATIARANRLFTRMNALLPKR; translated from the coding sequence GTGCACCTGATAAAGGCCCGCGTCACCGACTACCGGTCCATCGAGGACTCCGAGACCTTCGACATCGAAGACGACGTCACCTGTCTGGTCGGCAAGAACGAGTCAGGCAAGACCACGCTGCTGCAGGCCCTCTACCGGCTCAAGCCGGTCGAGGACGTGAAGTTCGACGAGGTGATCGACTTCCCGGCCCGCAAGACCCGGGAGCGCAAGCGGCTCCCCGACGGGAAGCAGATTCCCGTGGTCCGCGCAACCTTCCGCTTCAATGAGGCGGAGATGAAGCAGATCGTGGACGAACTGGGACCGAAGGCCTTGCGCAGCCCGGAGTTCCAGGTCACCATCGGCTACCGCGACCCCATCAAGCGGTTCACGCTCCCCTACAACGAAGCGGCCATCGTCGACCACCTGCGCTCGGCTCTCGACCTGCCCGCAGCGGCGGCCAAGGCGCTCAGCGGCGCGAAGACGGTCAAGGATCTGCTCGACGCCCTGGACGAACTGGACGAGAGCTCCTCGGACGCCAGCGCTCTGGCCGAGCGCATCCGCGAATGGCGCGACAGCAGCGTGGTGCTGCACCTGATCGACGCCTACGCGAGTAAGTGGATGCCGACGTTCGTCTACTTCGACGACTACGACTCCATGCCCGGCAAGGTCTCGCTCCCAGACTTGATCCGACGCAGCGATGCCGGCGATGTCACGCGAGGGGAGCGGGCACTGCTAAGCCTTCTCGACATGGCCGGCGTATCTCCCGAGGAGTTCAACGACTCCGACCAGCACGAACGGCTCATCCGCGAGTTGGAGAACTCGGGCAACGTCATCTCCGACGAGGTCTTCGAGTACTGGTCGCAGAACACGGAGCTGGAAGTCCAACTGAAGACCCTCGCGCCGGAACCGGGCGCCCTGGCCCCCTTCGACCAGGGCCCGATCCTGCAGGTCCGGGTCTTCAACCGCCGCCACCGCGCATCCGTGCCCTTCGATGAGCGGTCCCGCGGATTCGTCTGGTTCTTCTCCTTCCTCGCCTACTTCAACGAGCTGGAGGCAGCCGGAACCACCGACCTGATCCTTCTGCTCGACGAACCCGGCCTTTCTCTCCACGGACGCGCCCAGGAGGACTTCCTTCGTCTGGTCGACGACCGCCTCGCGCCGAAGCACCAGGTCCTCTACACGACGCACTCGCCCTTCATGGTCGATCCCGACCACCTCAACCGCGTCCGAACCGTGATCGACATGGAGCGAGGCGGCGCCAAGGTCTCCTCTGAGATCTTCAAGGCCGACGAGGACACCGCCTTCCCCCTGCTGACCGCGATGGGCATCGAGATGACTCAGACGCTGTTCGTGGGAGAGCACATCCTGCTCCTCGAAGGCCCCAGCGATCTGATCTATCTGGACGTTCTCACGGATCTTGCCGAGGCGAACGGCTCCACCGGGCTCGACCCGCGCTGGGTGAAGACCCCCATTGGCGGCTCCGGCAAGCTGTCCACCTTCGTGACCCTCCTCGGCGCGAACAAGCTGAACGTTGCCGTCCTCATCGACTCCAGCACCAAGGACGTCGGTGCCGTCCAGCGACTCCGCGACAACGACCAGCTCTCCAAGAACGGGCTCGTCGAGATCAGCGAGTTCACCGACGCCGGTGACGCGGATGTCGAGGACCTGTTCGACCGTGACTTCTACGTCGAACTCGTGAACCGCGCCTATGCCGCCGAGTTGGCCACGCCCATCACCGCTGCGGATCTCAACGCCAAGGACCCCCGCGTCGTCCGGCAGATTGAGTCGGTCTTCAAGAAGCGGAAGATCGATACGCGGTTCAACCACTACAGGCCAGCCGCTGTCCTCCTCCGTGAGCAGAACGAACTCATCTCGAAGATCGACGCCGCCACGATCGCCCGCGCCAACCGGCTCTTCACCCGAATGAACGCTCTCCTCCCCAAGCGCTGA
- a CDS encoding serine hydrolase domain-containing protein gives MTSSQEDLLPGTRRALLHRIAVAQAEGRAPSLVASVVRGGRAVWHGARTSVDGHGPDENVQYRIGSITKTFTAVLVMRLRDEGLLDLGDPLEKHLPGTGAGEATIAQLLAHTAGLAAESPAPWWERTPGTLRPELGDVLGEQPLLHPVGRRHHYSNPGYTVLGALVEQVRGAPWEEVLRNEILEPLGLHRTSTQPQAPHAGGWAVHPWADAMLPEPLEDLGRMAPAGQLWSTTGDLALFAAFLAAGDDRVLSAESVREMRTPAAPAEAADVLDGSTYGLGLQIQRRDGRLLVGHSGSLPGFLANLTLSVEDDVAAVVLANCTSGPLLGAVGADLVRIVAEAEPRIPEPWRPLREIDPTVLELTGQWYWGTSAFGLRVTADGLLALAPLTGSGRRSRFRSHGDGTWTGLEGYYAGELLRPVRRQDGSLSHLDLGSFVFTRQPYDPEAAVPGGVDPQGWRGIG, from the coding sequence ATGACGTCATCTCAGGAAGACCTGCTCCCCGGGACGCGCCGCGCCCTGCTGCACCGGATCGCCGTCGCCCAGGCCGAGGGCCGGGCGCCCTCGCTGGTCGCCTCCGTGGTGCGGGGCGGCAGAGCCGTCTGGCACGGGGCCCGGACCTCGGTGGACGGTCACGGACCGGACGAGAACGTGCAGTACCGGATCGGGTCCATCACCAAGACCTTCACTGCCGTCCTGGTGATGCGGCTGCGCGACGAGGGCCTGCTGGACCTGGGGGACCCGCTGGAGAAGCATCTGCCCGGCACTGGCGCGGGTGAGGCGACCATCGCCCAACTCCTCGCCCACACCGCCGGGCTGGCTGCGGAGTCCCCGGCACCCTGGTGGGAGCGGACCCCGGGCACCCTGCGCCCGGAGCTGGGCGATGTGCTCGGCGAGCAGCCCCTTCTGCACCCTGTCGGCCGACGGCACCACTACTCCAACCCCGGATACACCGTGCTCGGCGCTCTGGTGGAGCAGGTGCGGGGCGCTCCCTGGGAAGAGGTGCTGCGCAACGAGATCCTCGAGCCGCTCGGCCTGCACCGTACGAGCACGCAGCCGCAGGCCCCGCATGCCGGTGGCTGGGCCGTGCATCCGTGGGCGGACGCGATGCTGCCGGAACCGCTGGAGGACCTGGGCAGGATGGCGCCGGCCGGCCAGCTGTGGTCGACCACGGGGGATCTGGCGCTGTTCGCCGCGTTTCTGGCCGCGGGTGACGACCGGGTGCTGAGCGCGGAGTCGGTACGTGAGATGCGCACGCCGGCCGCTCCCGCGGAGGCGGCGGACGTACTGGACGGGTCCACGTACGGCCTCGGCCTGCAGATCCAGCGGCGCGACGGCCGGCTCCTGGTGGGGCACTCCGGCTCGCTGCCGGGCTTCCTGGCGAACCTCACCCTCAGCGTGGAGGACGACGTGGCCGCGGTGGTGCTCGCCAACTGCACCAGCGGACCTCTGCTGGGCGCGGTGGGCGCCGACCTGGTACGGATCGTGGCCGAGGCGGAACCACGGATCCCGGAGCCCTGGCGGCCCCTGCGCGAGATCGATCCAACGGTTCTGGAGCTGACGGGGCAGTGGTACTGGGGAACCAGCGCCTTCGGTCTTCGGGTGACCGCCGACGGCCTTCTCGCCCTCGCCCCGCTGACCGGCAGCGGTCGGCGCTCCCGCTTCCGTTCCCATGGTGACGGCACCTGGACGGGACTGGAGGGGTACTACGCCGGAGAGCTGCTGCGGCCGGTACGGCGCCAGGACGGGTCCCTGAGCCATCTCGACCTCGGCTCGTTTGTGTTCACGCGGCAGCCGTACGACCCTGAGGCAGCCGTGCCCGGTGGAGTGGACCCGCAGGGCTGGCGGGGAATCGGCTAG
- a CDS encoding GNAT family N-acetyltransferase, whose product MGDLEIRRATGDDLPAIVAMLADDPLGAKRESPDDMTPYRAALERLEADPNQHLVVAVRDGRVIGTLQLTIVPGLSHRGATRALIEAVRIHADERGSGLGAQLIEWAIETSRRLECRMVQLTSDKTRTDAHRFYERLGFSASHEGFKLRL is encoded by the coding sequence ATGGGAGATCTTGAAATACGGCGTGCGACCGGCGACGACCTTCCGGCGATCGTCGCGATGCTCGCCGACGACCCGCTCGGCGCCAAGCGCGAGTCCCCCGACGACATGACTCCGTACCGGGCCGCGCTGGAACGCCTGGAAGCCGATCCGAACCAGCATCTCGTCGTCGCCGTCCGCGACGGCCGTGTGATCGGAACTCTCCAGCTCACGATCGTTCCGGGCCTCTCGCACCGGGGTGCCACCCGCGCCCTCATCGAGGCCGTGCGCATCCACGCGGACGAGCGGGGCAGCGGGCTGGGGGCTCAGCTGATCGAGTGGGCGATCGAGACCTCGCGCCGGCTCGAATGCCGGATGGTGCAGCTCACGTCCGACAAGACGCGCACCGACGCCCACCGCTTCTACGAACGGCTTGGCTTCAGCGCCTCACACGAGGGCTTCAAGCTGCGGCTCTGA
- a CDS encoding MarR family winged helix-turn-helix transcriptional regulator: MTATDPALTALAQGWCALSALHGRIEAHIERALQAKHDLSVREYSLLDVLSRQHDGEGGHLQMKQVADAVVLSQSATTRLVTRLEDRGLLERYLCPTDRRGIYTNVTEAGLRLLEEARPTNDAALREALDEASRNPELAPLVRVVESLNAPA, encoded by the coding sequence ATGACGGCGACGGATCCCGCGCTCACCGCCCTCGCACAGGGCTGGTGCGCCCTGTCTGCGCTGCACGGGAGGATCGAGGCGCACATCGAGCGCGCCCTGCAGGCGAAGCACGACCTGAGCGTGCGCGAGTACTCACTGCTGGATGTACTGAGCCGCCAGCACGACGGCGAGGGCGGGCATCTCCAGATGAAGCAGGTCGCCGACGCGGTCGTCCTCAGTCAGAGCGCCACCACCCGCCTGGTGACCCGACTGGAGGACCGCGGCCTGCTGGAGCGCTATCTGTGCCCCACCGACCGGCGCGGCATCTACACCAATGTCACCGAGGCGGGGCTGCGGCTCCTCGAGGAGGCGCGGCCCACCAATGACGCCGCCCTGCGCGAGGCCTTGGACGAGGCCTCCCGGAACCCCGAACTGGCCCCGCTGGTACGGGTGGTGGAGTCGCTGAACGCACCGGCATAG
- a CDS encoding MFS transporter produces MPLALLALAIGAFGIGTTEFVIMGLLPQVAGDFGVSIPTAGLLVTGYALGVVVGAPLMTVLGTKVSRKRMLMLLMGLFIAGNLLSAVAPVFAIMLIGRVIASLAHGAFFGIGSVVAAELVAPHKKAGAIAMMFTGLTVANVVGVPLGTLIGQHVGWRVTFGIVAALGVVGLTGIAKLVPEMPRPEGVHLRHELAAFKNAQVLLAMAMTVLGFGGVFAAITYIAPMMTHIAGFADGSVTWLLVLFGLGMVGGNLVGGRFADRALMPMLYVSLGALALVLALFTLTAHSKIAAAVTIALIGALGFATVPPLQKRVLDQAHGAPTLASAVNIGAFNLGNALSAWLGGIVIAAGFGYTAPNWVGAALAAAALVLAFLSAALERRDGARSTVIASATPTGQQTPVHH; encoded by the coding sequence ATGCCTCTCGCGCTCCTGGCCCTCGCGATCGGGGCCTTCGGAATTGGAACGACCGAGTTCGTGATCATGGGCTTGCTGCCTCAGGTCGCGGGCGACTTCGGGGTCTCCATCCCCACGGCGGGCCTGCTGGTGACGGGCTACGCGCTCGGTGTGGTCGTCGGCGCCCCGCTGATGACCGTGCTCGGCACCAAGGTCTCCCGCAAGCGCATGCTGATGCTGCTGATGGGACTGTTCATCGCCGGCAACCTGCTCTCCGCGGTGGCCCCCGTTTTCGCGATCATGCTGATCGGACGCGTGATCGCCTCCCTCGCGCACGGAGCCTTCTTCGGTATCGGGTCGGTCGTCGCGGCCGAACTGGTGGCACCGCACAAGAAGGCCGGCGCCATCGCCATGATGTTCACCGGCCTGACCGTCGCCAATGTCGTCGGCGTCCCGCTGGGCACGCTCATCGGCCAGCACGTCGGCTGGCGCGTCACCTTCGGGATCGTGGCTGCCCTCGGGGTCGTCGGCCTCACCGGCATCGCCAAGCTGGTGCCCGAGATGCCGAGGCCCGAGGGAGTGCACCTGCGGCACGAGCTGGCCGCCTTCAAGAACGCCCAGGTCCTGCTCGCCATGGCGATGACCGTCCTCGGCTTCGGCGGCGTCTTTGCGGCCATCACCTACATCGCGCCGATGATGACCCACATCGCGGGCTTCGCCGACGGCTCGGTGACCTGGCTCCTGGTCCTGTTCGGCCTCGGCATGGTCGGCGGCAACCTCGTCGGCGGCCGGTTCGCCGACCGCGCCCTGATGCCGATGCTGTACGTATCCCTGGGCGCTCTGGCCCTTGTCCTGGCGCTCTTCACACTCACCGCCCACAGCAAGATCGCGGCGGCCGTCACCATCGCCCTGATCGGCGCCCTGGGCTTCGCGACCGTACCGCCGCTGCAGAAGCGCGTGCTCGACCAGGCGCACGGCGCCCCGACGCTCGCGTCGGCCGTGAACATCGGCGCCTTCAACCTCGGCAATGCCCTGTCCGCCTGGCTCGGCGGCATCGTGATCGCGGCCGGCTTCGGCTACACGGCGCCCAACTGGGTGGGTGCCGCCCTCGCGGCGGCCGCCCTGGTCCTCGCCTTTCTGTCGGCGGCACTCGAACGCCGCGACGGCGCCCGCAGCACCGTGATCGCCTCCGCCACACCCACCGGGCAGCAGACGCCGGTCCACCACTGA
- a CDS encoding GlcG/HbpS family heme-binding protein encodes MSTTVVAPLSIEDAELLVATARRAAEDAGVAVSVTVLDAGGHLLAFRRDDRAVLISGETSTRKAYTALQLNAPTADLVEAVQPGGLFHTLPTALDRPLLFIAGGVPVHRDGRLIGAVGVGGGAPEQDHGFAVTAVQALA; translated from the coding sequence ATGAGCACCACCGTCGTCGCCCCGCTGTCCATCGAGGACGCCGAACTGCTCGTCGCCACAGCCCGCCGCGCGGCGGAGGACGCCGGGGTCGCCGTCAGCGTCACCGTCCTGGACGCCGGCGGCCATCTGCTGGCCTTCCGCCGGGACGACCGGGCCGTGCTGATCTCCGGCGAGACCAGCACCCGTAAGGCGTACACGGCCCTCCAGCTGAACGCTCCCACCGCCGACCTGGTCGAGGCGGTGCAGCCGGGCGGGCTGTTCCACACGCTGCCCACGGCCCTCGACCGGCCGCTGCTGTTCATCGCCGGCGGGGTGCCCGTCCACCGGGACGGCCGGCTGATCGGCGCGGTCGGCGTCGGCGGCGGTGCTCCGGAGCAGGACCACGGCTTCGCCGTCACGGCCGTCCAGGCGCTCGCCTGA
- a CDS encoding GNAT family N-acetyltransferase, translating to MSTPSLAALPIRRLTLRDLTACADLSENRGWQREEHKWGFLLTAGKGYGIDDPSGGLVAACVVTEYGPPERPDLGAVGMVLVAERHARQGVGRRLMRHVVATMGTTPLTLHATSNGRPLYEELGFKVTGRAEMLVGHFTPGGPESGVSTRAATAEDLPAILRLDEEVFGADRTPLITRLPAFADQLRVAEEDGRITGYTAAWPNMDTHVIGPLVAQDTETAKALIGSLAAGTDRPLRTDIDVRHEELLAWAKARGLASVAFNAVMTYGITQLPGDWTRRFAPLTVAAG from the coding sequence GTGTCGACTCCTTCCCTCGCTGCTCTGCCCATCCGCCGACTGACGCTTCGCGATCTCACCGCATGCGCCGACTTGTCCGAGAACCGGGGGTGGCAGCGCGAGGAACACAAGTGGGGTTTCCTCCTCACTGCCGGGAAGGGATACGGGATCGACGATCCTTCGGGCGGTCTCGTGGCCGCATGCGTGGTCACGGAGTACGGTCCACCGGAGCGCCCGGATCTCGGTGCCGTCGGCATGGTTCTGGTAGCCGAACGCCATGCTCGTCAGGGTGTCGGCCGCCGCTTGATGCGCCATGTCGTGGCCACCATGGGGACCACTCCCCTCACCCTGCACGCGACATCGAACGGCCGGCCTCTGTACGAGGAGCTGGGTTTCAAGGTGACGGGCCGGGCGGAGATGCTGGTGGGCCATTTCACTCCGGGCGGCCCGGAGTCCGGCGTATCCACCCGCGCCGCCACCGCGGAGGATCTCCCCGCGATCCTGCGTCTCGACGAGGAGGTCTTCGGCGCGGACCGCACTCCCCTGATCACCCGGCTTCCTGCCTTCGCCGACCAGTTGCGGGTGGCCGAGGAGGACGGCCGCATCACCGGCTACACGGCGGCATGGCCCAACATGGACACCCATGTCATCGGCCCGCTGGTCGCCCAGGACACGGAAACGGCGAAGGCACTGATCGGCTCGCTGGCGGCGGGCACGGACCGCCCCCTGCGCACCGACATCGACGTGCGCCATGAGGAGCTGCTGGCCTGGGCGAAGGCGCGAGGACTCGCCTCCGTGGCCTTCAACGCCGTCATGACATACGGGATCACACAACTCCCGGGGGACTGGACCCGCCGCTTCGCACCCCTCACCGTGGCCGCGGGCTGA